CGTCAATGCCATTGTCGTCGTCGTCCTGCTCGTAACCTTGAAACGTGCCATCCTCAGCAACGTCGAACTCAATGACCCCTTCGTTGCTGGTGACATCCACCTCGTATAGCACTTCCCCATGATCAGTGGTGCGTTCGATCTCTTGAATCGTGCCTCCATTGAGATGCGCGTTGATTGTGTCCTGCACAGCAGCAGGGCATTGGGCGAGTGTGACAATCTCGTCACTATCTGCATGACGCTGATACGCAGTAAAGCCCACAGCAGCGCCTGCCGCAGCAAGAAGCGCACATGTGATTCCGATGGTGGTGATGGTTTTCATCGCTGGTCCCTCCGTTGTGCATCGGGTGGCGTTACGTGAACCACCCCGGTTGTCATGGGCATATCATCGTCGAAAACGACCCCAAAAGCATGATGGGAAGATGACACCGCCCCGGAAATGTGCCCAGCATTGCCCGCTGAGATAGATTATCCAAAAAACCGGATGGATGGCGTGCAGGATGCGCCATGCTGCGCGATAACTACACCGTGTGCAGTGGTGTTGTCTCTAGATCGGTCACGCGATTTTTTCGCGCCGAACGCAAACCGAGTCCGAGCAGGGTCGAAACAATCAACAACACAAGCCCGATTGCTGTCCAGACGAAGATACCCGATGGCGTTGCGTGCTCATCCGGTGCGAGGGCAGTTGGTGATCGAATGACGTGTTCGCAGAGACTGGCGACGATAACACACGCAGGCCCGATTGCGATACCGCATCCGATCAAGGCTTCGTGCTTGCCGGCCGCTTCGACCTTGGCGCTCCCGACTTCCATCGCATAGTTGAGTGCTGCGGTGTAGATGATCCCAATGCCGATGCCCAGCAAGGACAAGGCTGCAACGAGCATGATCACCGCAGTTGTTTCTGACAACCCCAGACGCATCAACTCAGGAGAAAGCACGCTGAGAACAAATCCGCCCATAAGAAGTGCCGCTGCAACCCACGGCACACTCCACTTGCCGTGCCATCCAGCCCAGATACCCATCAGCACGAAGGGGCCGATACGAGTTGCAGCCCAGATGGATTCGGCTGGTGTGTGCCAGTTCTTTGCAACGTGGAGTCTGTCGAGCACGAACGGGAGTACCGCGCTTATTGCGCTTGCAACGATATAACTTGCAAACAACTGGAATCTGAAGACGACGAGCAGTTTCCGCTCATTTGCCACAACATCAGCTGGCATGTTTGGTGCAACATCGTCGTTTGCCAGCCCGTGTGCTGGATGCTTCGGAAGCATCAGCACAAATGGGACAACAAACAGATTGCTTAGTCCAACGATCCAGAAAGAAGCCGTCGGTGCTTGCTTGATCAATGGTGCGATCAACAGCAATCCAGCGATCAGCGTTCCTGCCCAGGTGAAGTTGAACTTGCCCGTCGTTCGCTTGAGTTGCGCCTTTGTTCTACCACCCGTAAGATATGACTCGACGGTCGGCCACAACACACCGAGCGGAATGTTGTACATTCCAGCAAAGAGAAACATCGGCCATTCCTGGTTGTGATCACCGGCGTAATACAGACCAGTCGCAACACACATGGCAGACATCAGAACTGTGACGATCAAAAGGCATGCGCGTGCGCTGAGCCTGAATCGCTGCGCGTACTCCAGGATCTCGTGCGCGAAGAACGCTGCTGGGATGTAGGTGATGCCCATGACAAGGCCGAGCAGCCCGGTCTTCCATTGATCGCCGTGCCCGTAGTCGAACTGGCTGTTTGCGATAAAGAACACGCCGTTGGTGACAATACCGGTCGAGAGACTGCCGAGCGCCGTGATACCAAGCACGCCAGTAAGCGAGGCGGGCTGCTCCGCGGTATGTGCAGGGTATTTCTCAGGAGCGTTCTGCATGTCGAGGGTGGGGCTGGTGTGAAAAAGCGTGCAGAGTAGTGGTGCGGATGTTTGCTTCGGCTGATGATCGATCGTAGCATCGGCGGACGTGTTTTCGTGTGCCCGTAGCTCAATTGGATAGAGCGTTGGCCTCCGAAGCCAAAGGTTGCAGGTTCGATTCCCGCCGGGCACGTTCTTCGCTTAATCGTTGTTGTCGGACAGTTTGAATCTGTGCGCGATAGGGAAGCGCCTGCCGTACCCGAACGCCTTTCCGGTCACCTTCAATCCGGTTGCCATCTGCTTGCGTTTGTACTCGTTGATACGGATGCGTCTGACGATGCGCTGAACTTCTGAAAGAGCAATGCCGGTTTGTGTTGCAATCGACTGCTCGTCGAGCGCGTGCTCAATATGCAACTCGACAATCGCGTCGAGGTCGGCGTACTTCATCAGATCCGCTTCGTCGGTCTGGTCCGGCGCAAGCTCGGCGCTCGGTGGCTTGTCGATGACCTGCTGCGGAATCGGTGGATATGCAAACCCGAGGCGCGCGTGGTGCTCATTTAGATACCGCGACAGATCCCACACGCGTGTCTTGACGAGATCGGAGATTGGCGCGAGCCCGCCGCACATGTCGCCGTAGAGTGTGCAGTATCCCACGGCGATCTCTGACTTGTTGCCCGTTGTGAGGACGAGCGACCTTGGGATGCGGTTTGAGATTGTCATCAGTACCAGTCCGCGCGCACGTGCCTGGATGTTCTGCTCGGCAAGGTCAGGTGAGACAGCGCCAATACGCGGCTGGTGGAGTAAATCAAACGGCGCATCGAGTGTTGCCCGTATGCCGATAAATGCATCTGCAATTGGTGCTTCGATGTATTGCACGCCGAGTGCATTGGCTTGCGTTCGTGCATCGGTGAGGCTGTGTGCCGAGCTGTACGGCCCAGGCATCGCGACGCAGATGACACTCTCAGGCCCAAGTGCCCTCGCAGCGAGTGCCGCTACCAGCGCAGAGTCGATCCCGCCCGAGAGTCCGATGATGACCTTCTCGTGCCCCGTCTTTGCGCAGTACTCGTGGATGCCGAACGGGAGCGCGTGCGCGAGCTCGTCGAGGTCATCCATCTGCGTGTGGGTTGATACCTTTGTGCCATCAACATCGAGCACAACGATGTCTTCTGCAAACGCGCCGCACTGGTGGATCGTTGTGCCATCTGGCGAAACGAGCGATGATCTGCCATCGAAGATGATCTCGTCATGTGCGCCAACGAGGTTGACAGATGCGACGTGCACACTGTGCCGCCTGGCATGATCACAGAGTATCCGCGTGTGCTTTGCGTGCTTGCCAATAACATACGGGCTTGCCGAGAGTGAGACGATAAGCTCAGCGCCCGTTGAGCCATCCGGTTGAGTATCGCAAAGCGCATGAACGGGGTCTTGTCTTCCCGCGTATCGGTGCTCGCTGCCTGCGTCCCTGCCGAACCAGAGATCCTCGCAGATGCACACGCCAACGCGAAGACCGGCACACTCAAAGATACATGGCTCGTCGCCGTGCGCGTAGAACCTGTCCTCATCGAAGACGTCGTATGTCGGGAGCAAACGCTTTGCGTAGGTTGCAATGCGCGAGCCGTTGCGGTACACAAGTGCAGCGTTGTGCGCTCTGCCGTGCTCGCCCACAACAAGGCTGCCAATCGCGAAGGTGAGATCGGCCGGTGCATGCTGTGCCAGAGCATCTGCTGCGTGCTCACACGCATGGACAAATCCGCGTTCGAACACGAGATCCTTGTGCGGATAGGCTGAGACCGCCAGTTCGGGGAACACAACAAGATCCGCGCCCGCATCCGATGCGCTGTTCAGCATCTCCAGTGCGCGTGCAGTGTTTCCAGCAATGTCAGCGACGGTCGGGTTGAGCTGCGCAAGTGCGATCTTCATGTGATGAGATAGTAGTGGTCAGGAGCCTGCTTTGTTCTGTTCGTACTCGCGAATCTGATCGACAACATCACCGATGAGATCATTCGGCACGGGCACAGTGAGATGGTACTGGGTGATCATGGGTGTTGCAGGATCGCTGCCAAACAGTTCGATGACACCAGAGCCTCTGCACAGTCCATAGCTCTCCGAATCGAGCAGCTCATCAAACCATGCGACCTTGCCGTTGGCGCTCAACTGCACGGTCCGATCATGCGGCACAAATGTCCAACCACGCCCCTGATCAAAGAACGGTTTGGCGTACGCGAGAAAGTCAGCTTTGGTCCAGTGTTCGGTCGCGTCGGTGCCCATGAAAATGCCATTGTCAGCAATCGCGCCGAAGTAGTTCTTCTCGTCTGCCCGCGAGGCTGCTTTATGCCAGTCATCAAGCACTTTGTTGACCTGCTTGATCTCAAGGCGTTCGCCTATGTTGATGTTTGTGCTGACACTTGCACATCCGGCAAGGAGCGTTGTTGCAATACAACCGATGGCAAAGACTGGAAAGAGAGATCGAAGCATACTGTGTCCTTTTACTCTGGTTGGTCATCGTCGTTGTCCGTGTCAGCATCGGGTTTGTTGGGCCAGTCGAGTTTCAACCAGTCCTCGTACATTGCAACCTGTGATGCAGTAGGATTATTCATCCGTTTGATTTCCCAGCGACCCGTGTTGCGGGATCCTGCAGGAAACGTGACATGCACCAGTTCGCCGTGACGGAACATTGTCACCACAACATCGTCACCGGGTTCGAGGTCGTCAATCGCATCGTTGACACTGCCCGATACGCGTTTGTTATTGACTGCAACAATCTCGTCATCCACGACGATGCCAGCATCAAATGCTGGTCCATCAGATGCAACAGACGATACCTTCCATGTTCCGTTGGATTCGTTCGCGTTAATGCCAACATACGCCTCAACACGATCGCTTGACCGTGCAAGCTCAAGCCCAACATTCTGCAATGCTTCAACCAGCGGAAGATCAGTCGTGCCGTTGACGAAAACTTCAAAGAAGCTGTCCATTGGCTTGCCAGCGATATGCTCGACAACACCCTGAAAATCAGCTTCTGTATACCCCGGACCCGGCTGAGGGAACCTCTCATACATGGTGTGCATGACATCGTCAAGTGATTTCGCGTTGCCGGTGCTAGCACGGATTTCCATGTCCAGTAGCAGGCTCACCATTGCGCCCTTCGTATAGAACGACACGGTGGTGTTGGCAGAGTCAGGCCAGGATGCGTTGAACTTGATCCACGCGTCATAGCTCGATTCTGCGAGGCTCTGCACCTTTGCACCGGGGCGATTGAGCACGTAGTTATGACCACCGACGATCCGCCGGAAATACTCGCTTGTATCAATCAATCCGGCGCGAACGAGCATGAGGTCGTCGTAATAACTTGTCGTCCCCTCGGCAATCCAGAGCTGTGTCGTGTAGTTCTCTTTCTCATAGTCGTACGGTGTAATACCCGCGGGCCGGAACTGCTTGACGTTCCACGTGTGGAAGAACTCATGGCTGACAAGCCCTAGAAAACCGTTATACCGGTTCCCTCGCGAGAACCCGTGTGAAGTCTGCATGATGGTCGAGTTCAGATGCTCGGTCCCGCCACCGATGCCGTTACCAACGTGCAGCAGGAAGATGTACCGGCTGTAGGGGAATGAACCGAAGATGTCGTGCGCGTGCTCGACAATCTTTGTGAAGTCCTCGATCAACTCCTCGCGGTCGTATTCCGGCTCGCCGGGCTCATCCGACCAGATCGCAAGCTGATGTGGTGTGTCAAGCACCTCGAACTCGATGAGATCAAACGTGCCGAGTTCGATCGGTGAATCTACGAGCACGTCATAGTTCGCTGCCTTGACTTGGTTTGATTTGGATCTATCCGCTTCGAGTCCGGTTGCAATCTTCCAGGTCTCAGGCATGTCAAAGTACACTGTACACGGGTTGTCGCGTGCGTCGGGAGCCATCATGAACACGGCTGACCCCGAAAGGAACGCGTGTGATGCATCAATGTGCCGGGTTCGGGTGTTGAGACTGTTCGCATAGATCTCGTACCAGACGGTGATCTCCTTTGCACCGTTCGTCTCAATCCGCCACGCACTCTTGCGAATTTTGCTGTACTTCAACTGCTTGTAGTCGTACGTGTCTACGCCGCCCACTGCCTTGAAGGAGCGGACAGTGCCTGCAAAGTCCAGAATCTCGTACCTGCCTGGCCTCCACGTCGGCATGATGACGTCGATCGTGTCGGTATCGATGCCTCGGATCTGCATGGTTATCAGGCACGTCTGCGTCTGCGGCTTATTGAGTGAAACGTGGTAATGGACGGTGGGGCCGTCGGCGCGAGTAGGCGTTGCGAGACTGGATAGCGCAGCCAAAGTCATGAGAACTGACACGACGAACGACTGGCGTATTCTGCGTGCGAAACAGTGTGGTGTCATGTGTGGAGTGTAGCGGTTTTTGATGCTGTGTGTCGCTTGAACTGTCACCACAATGTATCATGGTAGGTAAATGAACGGATAGCGAGCAGGATGTACTAAAGCGAGGTGGTTTGTGACACAGGTCTGGCTTCGTTCTCGGCAAAGCAGCAGAGTATTAATTGGGATGGTGCACGTCCACGCAACGCCGGGCTCGCCGCACGCGACGATGCCGGTCGATCAGATTGTCGATCGTGCGGTTCAGGACGCGAAAGCGATACGCGATGCGGGGTTCAATGCGATCGCGATCGAGAACATGCACGATCGTCCGTATCTGAACATCCACACGCCGGTTGTCACCGCGGTCATGACGCGTGTGGCGTTCGCGATTAGGGAAGTGATTGGCGATATGCCGCTGGGTGTGCAGGTGCTCTCGCGTGGGGAGAAGGAGGCGATGGCTGTCTGCCTCGCTGCTGGCGGGTCGTTTATCCGTTGCGAGAACTTCGCGTATGCGCACATCGCCGACGAGGGATTGATGATTGAAGCGAGCGCGGGTGATCTGCTTCGCTATAGAAAATCGGTCGGGGCAGAAAACATTCAGATCTTCGCCGATGTGAAGAAGAAACACGCGTGCCACGCGATCACGAGCGATCTGTCTCTCGCAGAAGCTGCGCACGGGATGGAGTTCTTCGGCGCAGACGGGATTATTGTGACCGGCGCTGCGACCGGAAAACAGACCAACGTGAGCGATATTCAGGAAGCACGAAATGCAGTCGATGTGCCGGTGCTCGTTGGTTCCGGCGCAACACCTGAAACACTCGGTGCACTGTTTGAGCACGCGGACGGTGTTATCGTTGGATCGTGGATCAAACGCGACGGGTTCTGGGAAAACGATGTCGATGAAGCCCGCGCACGCGAGATGGTCAGAGCACGCGACGCACTGCGGTAGTTATCTGCCATTGGGATCACGCGTCCTTCGGCACCGGCACGGGGTCGTACCCGCTCCTGCCGCCGGGTCTGCAACTGAGGATGCGACGCGCTGAGAGCATGCTCCCCCTGACAGGCCCGTAGTCGCACAAGGCGCGGAATGAGTACCTGCTGCACGTTGGGCGGAACCGGCACTGTCCACCCACAACGAATGACAGACTGCTCTGGTACATCCAGATAATGACCAGGAGTGGGAAGCTCAACACAACGTGGCGTTTTCCTTGAGATGAGAGCGACGACCACGCGGGAAGTCGTGAGAATCCTCTCGTTTTCATGTCTTCAGCGGGGATGTTCGCGTCGTGCGATGAACTGCCGTGTGCGCACATTACGAGTCATCCTCTGTGCGGAGACGCTTGTTCCAGAGTGCGTGCAATGCGTTTGCTGCTCTGGTGAACGACTCGCGATATCCGTTGATGCGCTGCAACTCGTGCTGGCGCACCTGCACGATGAAGTCGTACCCGGTTCCGTTTGTATTCAGTGGAATCGACGCATGCTCGTGGCGGAACACTTCCCGCAGCAGGCGCTTGATGCGGTTGCGTTTCACAGCGTTCCCAACGCGCCTGCCTACAGATAATCCCAATCTGTGATGGTCGAGCGTATTCGGTGCAGCGAATACAACGATCGCGCCGTGCGGCTTGCGTGCGCGTGACGCGAACACATGCTGATAGTCCCGGTTGCGCGACAATCGATGCCGGGCACGAAACACGAACGAGCGAGGTTCATCCGCGTGTTGTTTTAACTGGTTGTGGTCGACTGTGTTCATTGCATTGCGAGGAGTTCGTTCACCAGCATCGCGTGCGACCGACACCCGAGTCTGAAGCATCCGAGTTCGAACTTCTCGTTCGGTGAGTGCACGCGATCGTCATCGAGACCGAACCCCATGAAAATCGTTTCGAGCCCGAGTGTCTGCTTGAGCAGGCCCGCGACCGGGATGGATCCACCGGACTTGATGAGCGCAGGCTCGGTGTTGCTTGCTGCTTTGAGCGCACGCATTGTTGCAGCAAGCAGAGGTGAATCCGTTGCGACGGTTGCGGGCAAACCGCCCGAATGATCGATCTTCTCCCATCGGCACCCGGATGGCGTGCGCTGATCGAGCCATGCAAAGAATGCTTGTGTGATCTTCGCCGGGTCCTGATCGTCGACGAGTCGGAATGAGACCTTGGCGCTCGCGTGCGATGGGATCACGGTCTTGGCACCCTTGCCCGTGTACCCGCCAATGATGCCGTTGATCTCAGCGGTGGGACGTGCCCATTCGCGCTCGATCGCGCTGAAACCAGCTTCGCCGATATCGCCCTGTGGTGGCATGCCGATGCCTTTCAGTGCAGCATCCTGATCGTGTCCAAGCTTTGCCCAGTTGTCACGCTCCTGCTGTGTGAGCGTGCGCACACCGTTGTAGAAGTTGGGAATGGTGATGTGCCGGTTCTCATCGTGGAGCTGTGCAAGCACGCGCACAAGCTCGGTGATCGGGTTTGCGACGCGCCCGCCCCAGAGCCCGGAGTGGAGATCCTGATTCGGTCCATGCAGGACGACTTCTGTGTACGACAAACCGCGCACGCCGTAGGTGATTGCGGGCTTGCCGCGTCCGAGCATGCCTGTGTCGGAAATCAGGCACACGTCTGTCTGCTTGAGCATCTCCGCATTCTCGCGCACAAATCGTTCGAGATTGACCGAGCCCGATTCCTCCTCGCCCTCCAGCAGCACGGTGATCTTCAAACCACCAGCGGTTTCACCCGAAACCTCTTTCCACGCGCGCATCGCTTCGAGGAATGTTGCGACCTGACCCTTGTCATCGACCGCGCCGCGCGCGATGATGCGATCGTCCGGGCACTCGGTATCAGCCTTCTTTATGACGGGCTCGAATGGTGGCGACTCCCACAACTCGATCGGATCGACCGGCTGCACGTCGTAGTGACCATAGAACAGAATGTGCGGGCCCTTCGCGTTTGCGTCATGCACTGCTGGCGTGGTTGCGAGGACGATCGGGTGTCCTGGTTTGTCGGTCGTGCCGGTGGGCATGAGCTTCGCGTCAAATCCGCTTGCGCGAAGATGGTCGGCAGCCCATTCCGCTGCGCGCTTGCAGGGCTCGCGATACGCGGGGTCTGTACTGATTGAGTCGATCTTCAACCAGTCAATGAGGCGTGCCACAGAGGCCTGCTCGTTTGCTGCAAGCCAGTCGAGTACGCCTGTTGCATGGGATGTTGCGGATGCGGTCATGGTGTCTCCAGTTGGTGTTTTCAAGGAAGCGTAGGTGGGCACGAAAAAACAGGCCAAGCCGACGGAATCGGCCTAGCCTGTGCAATAAGCAGAATCAGCGTTTATCGACGACGACGCCCGAGCGCTACCAGACCAAGGCTGGTCAGCGCGAGTGTGCCCGGTGTCGGAACTGCGAAGACGATATTGTCAACGAAGAGCGCTTCCGACGCTGCGTTTGAGTCGAGTTCAAAGTGAAGCGTTGCCATGGTGTAGCTCGACAGGTCGAGTGTGCCAGTTGTCCATGCGCCAACATGGTTTTTAATATCGTCGCCGGATGCTGCGAGGATGTCGAGTTCGACACCGCCATCGACCGTTGCCCAGATGCGCACGCGGTCGTCGGCCTCGTAGCCTGTGTCCTGCAGGTAGTAATCAATGCTGACGTTCCATGTGCCCGTGTAGTTCACCGTGTCAAGTGAGACTGTCATGAGGCCGTCTGCATCGGAGATCTCGTATCCGTTGAGGCCGTGCGTGTATGCGCCGACTGTGCCGGTGAAGTCTGTGACACCAACAAAGTCACCCTCGCTCAATCCGGTTGTTGACGAAGACTGTGCCGATGGTGTATAGAAAG
Above is a genomic segment from Phycisphaeraceae bacterium containing:
- a CDS encoding PepSY-like domain-containing protein; amino-acid sequence: MKTITTIGITCALLAAAGAAVGFTAYQRHADSDEIVTLAQCPAAVQDTINAHLNGGTIQEIERTTDHGEVLYEVDVTSNEGVIEFDVAEDGTFQGYEQDDDDNGIDDDEEEDDDETDVNVTLDEVPAAVKATILANLNGGTITELERSTEDKETVYEVEVDGTRDFVVAEDGTYLGEEDDDEDDDD
- a CDS encoding NAD+ synthase, yielding MKIALAQLNPTVADIAGNTARALEMLNSASDAGADLVVFPELAVSAYPHKDLVFERGFVHACEHAADALAQHAPADLTFAIGSLVVGEHGRAHNAALVYRNGSRIATYAKRLLPTYDVFDEDRFYAHGDEPCIFECAGLRVGVCICEDLWFGRDAGSEHRYAGRQDPVHALCDTQPDGSTGAELIVSLSASPYVIGKHAKHTRILCDHARRHSVHVASVNLVGAHDEIIFDGRSSLVSPDGTTIHQCGAFAEDIVVLDVDGTKVSTHTQMDDLDELAHALPFGIHEYCAKTGHEKVIIGLSGGIDSALVAALAARALGPESVICVAMPGPYSSAHSLTDARTQANALGVQYIEAPIADAFIGIRATLDAPFDLLHQPRIGAVSPDLAEQNIQARARGLVLMTISNRIPRSLVLTTGNKSEIAVGYCTLYGDMCGGLAPISDLVKTRVWDLSRYLNEHHARLGFAYPPIPQQVIDKPPSAELAPDQTDEADLMKYADLDAIVELHIEHALDEQSIATQTGIALSEVQRIVRRIRINEYKRKQMATGLKVTGKAFGYGRRFPIAHRFKLSDNND
- a CDS encoding nuclear transport factor 2 family protein, yielding MLRSLFPVFAIGCIATTLLAGCASVSTNINIGERLEIKQVNKVLDDWHKAASRADEKNYFGAIADNGIFMGTDATEHWTKADFLAYAKPFFDQGRGWTFVPHDRTVQLSANGKVAWFDELLDSESYGLCRGSGVIELFGSDPATPMITQYHLTVPVPNDLIGDVVDQIREYEQNKAGS
- a CDS encoding M61 family metallopeptidase, which gives rise to MTPHCFARRIRQSFVVSVLMTLAALSSLATPTRADGPTVHYHVSLNKPQTQTCLITMQIRGIDTDTIDVIMPTWRPGRYEILDFAGTVRSFKAVGGVDTYDYKQLKYSKIRKSAWRIETNGAKEITVWYEIYANSLNTRTRHIDASHAFLSGSAVFMMAPDARDNPCTVYFDMPETWKIATGLEADRSKSNQVKAANYDVLVDSPIELGTFDLIEFEVLDTPHQLAIWSDEPGEPEYDREELIEDFTKIVEHAHDIFGSFPYSRYIFLLHVGNGIGGGTEHLNSTIMQTSHGFSRGNRYNGFLGLVSHEFFHTWNVKQFRPAGITPYDYEKENYTTQLWIAEGTTSYYDDLMLVRAGLIDTSEYFRRIVGGHNYVLNRPGAKVQSLAESSYDAWIKFNASWPDSANTTVSFYTKGAMVSLLLDMEIRASTGNAKSLDDVMHTMYERFPQPGPGYTEADFQGVVEHIAGKPMDSFFEVFVNGTTDLPLVEALQNVGLELARSSDRVEAYVGINANESNGTWKVSSVASDGPAFDAGIVVDDEIVAVNNKRVSGSVNDAIDDLEPGDDVVVTMFRHGELVHVTFPAGSRNTGRWEIKRMNNPTASQVAMYEDWLKLDWPNKPDADTDNDDDQPE
- a CDS encoding BtpA/SgcQ family protein, whose translation is MVHVHATPGSPHATMPVDQIVDRAVQDAKAIRDAGFNAIAIENMHDRPYLNIHTPVVTAVMTRVAFAIREVIGDMPLGVQVLSRGEKEAMAVCLAAGGSFIRCENFAYAHIADEGLMIEASAGDLLRYRKSVGAENIQIFADVKKKHACHAITSDLSLAEAAHGMEFFGADGIIVTGAATGKQTNVSDIQEARNAVDVPVLVGSGATPETLGALFEHADGVIVGSWIKRDGFWENDVDEARAREMVRARDALR
- the yidD gene encoding membrane protein insertion efficiency factor YidD, which gives rise to MKTRGFSRLPAWSSLSSQGKRHVVLSFPLLVIIWMYQSSLSFVVGGQCRFRPTCSRYSFRALCDYGPVRGSMLSARRILSCRPGGRSGYDPVPVPKDA
- the rnpA gene encoding ribonuclease P protein component, with amino-acid sequence MNTVDHNQLKQHADEPRSFVFRARHRLSRNRDYQHVFASRARKPHGAIVVFAAPNTLDHHRLGLSVGRRVGNAVKRNRIKRLLREVFRHEHASIPLNTNGTGYDFIVQVRQHELQRINGYRESFTRAANALHALWNKRLRTEDDS
- a CDS encoding M20/M25/M40 family metallo-hydrolase encodes the protein MTASATSHATGVLDWLAANEQASVARLIDWLKIDSISTDPAYREPCKRAAEWAADHLRASGFDAKLMPTGTTDKPGHPIVLATTPAVHDANAKGPHILFYGHYDVQPVDPIELWESPPFEPVIKKADTECPDDRIIARGAVDDKGQVATFLEAMRAWKEVSGETAGGLKITVLLEGEEESGSVNLERFVRENAEMLKQTDVCLISDTGMLGRGKPAITYGVRGLSYTEVVLHGPNQDLHSGLWGGRVANPITELVRVLAQLHDENRHITIPNFYNGVRTLTQQERDNWAKLGHDQDAALKGIGMPPQGDIGEAGFSAIEREWARPTAEINGIIGGYTGKGAKTVIPSHASAKVSFRLVDDQDPAKITQAFFAWLDQRTPSGCRWEKIDHSGGLPATVATDSPLLAATMRALKAASNTEPALIKSGGSIPVAGLLKQTLGLETIFMGFGLDDDRVHSPNEKFELGCFRLGCRSHAMLVNELLAMQ
- a CDS encoding PEP-CTERM sorting domain-containing protein yields the protein MRKNVFVVIACAGAAASSAFGQIAYTSFEEPAVFGGQYVDTGDPLVAHALINNVGEPLVNYTSIGGELGFSAFYTPSAQSSSTTGLSEGDFVGVTDFTGTVGAYTHGLNGYEISDADGLMTVSLDTVNYTGTWNVSIDYYLQDTGYEADDRVRIWATVDGGVELDILAASGDDIKNHVGAWTTGTLDLSSYTMATLHFELDSNAASEALFVDNIVFAVPTPGTLALTSLGLVALGRRRR